From one Peredibacter starrii genomic stretch:
- a CDS encoding trypsin-like serine peptidase, which yields MTTLIDWSNFNSSLLIEVTRPTGVFTCTGVAINNNTVLTAAHCLEGEILKVRISNEASYKSKGKFWEIDSFEIHPDYDSKESNFRSDIAKIKLKGTLPKETKFYPIIKKDMNLSGKIMRLGYGARGAENVRTMVTPELRNIRPMEKILELNDMYSYSGDSGGPIFMQNNGQMYLVAIHSTLSFGPEGKHSFNPLLSSHREWIVA from the coding sequence ATGACAACCTTAATTGACTGGTCGAATTTCAACTCAAGCTTACTGATTGAAGTCACACGCCCTACAGGTGTTTTTACCTGCACAGGTGTTGCTATCAACAACAATACGGTTCTTACGGCCGCTCACTGCCTCGAAGGTGAAATTCTTAAAGTTAGAATTTCAAACGAAGCTTCTTACAAATCAAAAGGTAAATTCTGGGAAATCGATTCATTCGAGATTCACCCAGACTACGATTCAAAAGAATCGAACTTCCGCTCTGACATCGCCAAAATTAAACTTAAAGGCACTCTTCCAAAAGAAACGAAGTTCTATCCGATCATCAAGAAAGACATGAACCTTTCTGGTAAAATCATGCGTCTTGGTTACGGTGCTCGTGGGGCTGAAAATGTTCGCACGATGGTTACACCTGAACTTCGAAACATTCGTCCGATGGAAAAAATCCTTGAGCTCAATGACATGTACTCATACTCAGGTGACTCAGGCGGCCCAATTTTCATGCAGAACAATGGCCAGATGTATCTAGTGGCCATTCACTCGACGCTCTCGTTTGGCCCGGAAGGCAAACACTCATTTAACCCACTTCTCTCATCTCACCGCGAGTGGATTGTAGCTTAG
- a CDS encoding SulP family inorganic anion transporter yields MIFNSQTFAQDFKSGFFVFLLALPLCLGISIASGFPPIAGIYTAVIGGIFGSLLGSARLTIKGPAAGLIVIVIGAVTELGMGDPVMGYKKTLAVGVVAAIIQIIFGFSKAGIIGEIIPKSVVHGMLSAIGVIIIAKQCHNILGVVPVSKSPIALLGEFPTHILGLNPEVAIIGVITLLFLIFWPKFAKGKLKAIPAAILALAASMTLGSIFDFENAHNYEFLNTNYHVDSSFLINLPSSFFSAFAFPDWSSITSWISIKYIVMLSLVGSIESLLTVNAVDGMDPEKKSSNLNQDLIATGAGNLLASLVGGLPMISEIVRSRANIDNGAKTAQSNFIHGCLLLVSVALFPNILHMIPSATLAAMLVFTGFRLASPNEFSHTYKIGVDQFSPFMVTFLITLSIDLLVGVIAGLVCQLILNLYHGMSFSDIFHVKHEAKEEGGELTLKIYSPVGFTNSYSFKKTLLEKIPANSHIVIDFADSKLVEHSCFQMIETIKKNHDQVSIKITGLDTHRSISEHSHSTRYRK; encoded by the coding sequence ATGATTTTTAACTCTCAAACTTTTGCGCAAGACTTTAAATCTGGATTCTTTGTTTTCCTACTCGCTCTTCCACTCTGCTTAGGAATTTCTATCGCCTCGGGCTTTCCTCCTATTGCAGGTATTTATACGGCAGTTATTGGTGGTATCTTTGGCTCTCTTCTGGGGAGTGCGAGACTTACTATTAAAGGTCCGGCGGCAGGTCTTATTGTTATTGTGATTGGTGCAGTAACAGAACTTGGCATGGGCGATCCGGTCATGGGTTATAAGAAAACCTTAGCTGTTGGTGTAGTTGCGGCCATAATTCAAATTATTTTTGGTTTCTCGAAGGCCGGCATTATCGGCGAGATCATTCCTAAGAGCGTGGTTCACGGAATGCTTTCGGCCATCGGTGTAATCATCATCGCAAAACAATGTCACAATATTTTGGGTGTGGTGCCGGTTTCTAAAAGTCCAATTGCCCTCTTAGGAGAATTCCCTACTCATATTTTGGGACTTAACCCTGAAGTTGCCATCATCGGAGTCATTACTCTCCTCTTCCTGATCTTCTGGCCTAAATTTGCGAAGGGAAAATTAAAAGCAATTCCAGCAGCGATCCTTGCGCTCGCGGCTTCAATGACTCTTGGTTCGATTTTTGATTTTGAGAACGCTCACAACTATGAATTCTTAAACACCAACTATCACGTAGATTCATCATTCCTAATTAATCTTCCCTCATCGTTTTTTAGTGCCTTTGCTTTCCCCGATTGGTCTTCTATCACAAGCTGGATCTCAATTAAGTACATTGTGATGCTTTCGCTCGTAGGTTCAATTGAGTCCCTTCTAACTGTAAACGCCGTTGATGGAATGGACCCTGAGAAGAAGAGCTCGAACTTAAACCAAGATTTGATCGCAACTGGAGCTGGAAATCTTTTGGCCTCACTAGTTGGCGGTCTTCCAATGATCTCTGAAATTGTTCGCTCACGAGCAAACATTGATAACGGCGCCAAGACCGCTCAATCAAACTTCATTCACGGATGTTTGCTCCTGGTATCAGTCGCTCTCTTCCCAAATATTCTTCACATGATTCCATCTGCGACTCTGGCCGCGATGCTGGTCTTCACCGGCTTCCGTCTCGCCTCACCAAATGAGTTCTCCCACACTTATAAAATCGGCGTAGATCAGTTTTCACCATTCATGGTGACCTTCCTCATTACTCTCAGTATTGATTTACTTGTGGGAGTTATTGCAGGTCTCGTGTGCCAACTTATTTTGAATCTTTATCACGGTATGAGTTTCAGCGATATTTTCCACGTTAAGCACGAAGCAAAAGAAGAAGGTGGAGAACTAACTCTTAAAATTTATAGTCCAGTAGGTTTCACTAACAGTTACAGTTTCAAGAAGACCCTTCTCGAAAAAATTCCCGCCAACTCTCATATTGTAATCGATTTTGCCGACTCAAAATTAGTGGAACACAGCTGTTTCCAAATGATTGAAACCATCAAGAAAAACCATGATCAAGTATCAATCAAGATCACTGGTCTTGATACACATCGTAGCATTTCTGAGCACTCGCACAGCACTCGCTATCGTAAATAG
- the tsaA gene encoding tRNA (N6-threonylcarbamoyladenosine(37)-N6)-methyltransferase TrmO, which translates to MTPITHIETPFNEKFGVPRQPLLVMEAWGKMRFPKNDFYVEAFREIEASTHLWLIFEFHQIPNFGFNGLVRPPRFEGKKKLGVYATRSPHRPNRIGLSVVRFDRLEILANEIVLWVKGVDLVNGTPVFDIKPYVPYTDRILDAVSENFDEAPKNLNVTWKCHPELSREERELFEKVVALDPRPGHDKDLQGEYGVSLAGWNIRFRFIDEGFEIFEVTKA; encoded by the coding sequence ATGACACCCATTACTCACATTGAAACACCTTTTAACGAGAAATTTGGAGTTCCTCGTCAACCGCTATTGGTGATGGAGGCCTGGGGCAAGATGCGTTTTCCGAAAAATGATTTTTATGTCGAGGCCTTTCGTGAGATTGAAGCATCAACTCACTTATGGCTCATTTTCGAGTTTCATCAAATTCCTAATTTTGGCTTTAATGGTCTTGTGCGACCTCCAAGGTTTGAAGGTAAAAAGAAACTCGGGGTGTATGCCACGAGAAGTCCACATCGTCCGAATCGGATTGGTCTTTCAGTCGTTAGATTTGATCGATTGGAAATTTTAGCGAATGAAATTGTTCTATGGGTGAAGGGTGTGGACTTAGTTAATGGCACTCCTGTTTTTGATATTAAGCCATACGTTCCTTACACGGATAGAATCTTAGATGCAGTTTCCGAAAATTTTGATGAAGCTCCTAAGAACTTAAACGTCACATGGAAATGTCATCCGGAACTAAGCCGTGAAGAGCGAGAGTTATTTGAAAAGGTTGTGGCCCTAGATCCTAGACCTGGACACGATAAAGACCTGCAAGGTGAGTACGGTGTCTCACTTGCAGGTTGGAATATTCGATTTCGTTTTATCGATGAAGGTTTTGAAATTTTCGAAGTGACTAAAGCTTAA
- a CDS encoding phosphoethanolamine transferase yields MFKKLTHHLGLALVFFVLTLAQQYLFYWVKDIHIVWLTFGKYFGVFAILLAATFISNKFLRYLFLSFVMILNAFQMGHLSYYGTQLLPNEIYLLLTQFNEVQGTLLVELHHVFIPLLFTIVPCLLGWFAFKNSKELYKVKYLGLIFCLYFIYNPIRTFVTGNTWGRQPSTRELAGMNVYLAFSYFSGKILPHKLMGNNQLDAKSVSLDLKLQNERQAKWDKVIFILGESLTPNHMELFGYERSTTPFLKSISQDPNFFYSRALSSGVSTDIAVAFLLNMGFGPAGSIKAAKGEHCLFKLAKKQKYTTHFLSIQSAEQLRYIAPYLCAASLDEYKTLEDISPQTVNHQAALDRDLLPSLKAMLDKPEKQFIMLHQRGSHAPWELRFSPESNVFKGSNKVDHYDNSVVEFDTFMKEFHSIVKNSKQSVLVVYVSDHGEALGEGGNWGHGALIPASWEVPFLAMSFNAELPAEMKTVQKNVTHYNLSLLLSKELGYAINQDAIKPVENYVIFGNDIDGFAGQVEVQFKDDGLYDFKVKL; encoded by the coding sequence ATGTTCAAAAAATTAACTCATCACCTGGGCTTGGCCCTCGTATTCTTTGTTTTAACTCTTGCACAGCAATACCTCTTTTACTGGGTTAAAGACATCCACATCGTCTGGCTGACTTTTGGGAAGTACTTTGGTGTGTTTGCGATTCTTTTGGCAGCGACCTTTATTTCAAACAAGTTTCTTCGCTATTTGTTTCTCTCTTTCGTCATGATCCTCAATGCTTTTCAGATGGGACACTTGTCCTATTATGGTACTCAACTCTTACCGAATGAGATCTACCTTCTTCTCACTCAGTTTAATGAAGTTCAGGGAACACTCCTTGTTGAACTCCATCACGTTTTCATACCTTTGCTTTTCACAATCGTTCCGTGCCTCTTGGGTTGGTTTGCATTTAAAAACTCGAAAGAACTATATAAGGTTAAATATCTTGGTCTGATCTTTTGCCTGTATTTTATCTACAACCCGATCCGCACATTTGTGACAGGAAATACTTGGGGAAGACAACCTTCTACGCGAGAACTCGCGGGTATGAATGTCTATCTTGCCTTCTCTTATTTCTCGGGAAAAATCCTGCCTCATAAGCTCATGGGAAATAACCAGCTCGACGCTAAAAGTGTGTCGCTTGATTTGAAACTTCAAAATGAGAGGCAGGCAAAATGGGATAAAGTCATTTTCATTCTTGGAGAAAGTCTCACGCCAAATCATATGGAGCTATTTGGGTATGAAAGATCAACCACTCCGTTTTTGAAATCAATTTCTCAAGATCCCAATTTCTTTTATTCGCGCGCACTTTCAAGCGGAGTATCGACTGATATCGCCGTCGCATTCTTATTAAATATGGGATTTGGTCCAGCAGGTAGTATCAAAGCGGCCAAGGGTGAGCATTGCCTGTTTAAACTCGCCAAAAAACAAAAGTACACGACTCACTTTTTATCTATCCAAAGTGCTGAGCAGCTCCGTTATATCGCTCCTTACTTATGTGCGGCCTCACTGGATGAATACAAAACGTTAGAAGATATCTCACCTCAAACTGTCAATCATCAAGCGGCACTTGACCGTGACTTACTCCCATCTCTAAAAGCAATGCTTGATAAGCCTGAAAAGCAATTCATCATGCTTCATCAGCGTGGATCTCACGCACCTTGGGAACTTCGTTTTAGCCCAGAATCAAACGTTTTCAAGGGTTCAAACAAGGTTGATCACTACGATAACTCTGTGGTGGAATTTGATACGTTCATGAAAGAATTCCATTCGATTGTTAAGAACTCAAAACAATCCGTTCTTGTGGTTTATGTTTCTGATCATGGAGAAGCTCTGGGCGAAGGTGGGAACTGGGGTCATGGTGCGCTTATCCCTGCTTCTTGGGAAGTTCCATTCCTGGCGATGTCATTCAATGCTGAATTACCGGCCGAGATGAAGACCGTTCAAAAGAATGTGACTCACTATAATCTGTCCCTGCTGCTTTCTAAAGAACTGGGCTACGCCATTAATCAAGACGCCATTAAACCAGTAGAAAACTACGTGATCTTTGGAAATGATATTGATGGATTTGCTGGTCAGGTGGAAGTTCAGTTTAAAGACGATGGCCTCTACGATTTCAAAGTTAAGCTTTAG
- a CDS encoding SDR family NAD(P)-dependent oxidoreductase, which produces MKKVLLTGAAGLIGAKTAEKLLAQGIEVVGIDNLNDYYDVNLKHYRLSQIKDPKFHFHQIDIEDKSKLRELFKANRFDVVFNLAARAGVRYSMENPDIYMTTNAMGTLNLLECMREFKVSKFVLASTSSLYAGQAMPFKEDLAVNTPISPYAASKKAAEVMAYTYHYLYGIDVSIVRYFTVYGPAGRPDMSPFIFADKILKGEELPVFGDGTQSRDFTFVDDIAEGTILAGKKLGFEIINLGGGNNPYTLLQMIELMEKFSGKKAKLKLGDRIKADMDVTWADISKAKRLLGWEPKISFEEGIARLVKWHQTTSL; this is translated from the coding sequence ATGAAGAAAGTATTATTGACAGGTGCAGCGGGACTAATTGGGGCCAAGACAGCGGAAAAGCTACTTGCTCAGGGGATTGAAGTTGTTGGGATTGATAATCTTAATGACTATTACGATGTTAACCTTAAGCACTACCGACTATCTCAAATTAAAGATCCAAAGTTTCATTTTCACCAAATTGATATCGAAGACAAATCCAAATTGCGTGAACTGTTCAAAGCGAACCGATTTGATGTGGTTTTTAACCTGGCCGCTCGAGCTGGTGTTCGTTATTCGATGGAAAACCCAGATATTTACATGACCACAAATGCGATGGGGACTTTAAATCTCCTTGAATGCATGCGTGAGTTCAAGGTCTCTAAGTTTGTATTGGCATCTACCAGCTCTTTGTATGCAGGTCAGGCGATGCCTTTCAAAGAGGACCTTGCAGTAAACACTCCGATTTCTCCTTACGCTGCTTCAAAAAAAGCCGCAGAGGTAATGGCCTACACTTATCACTATTTGTACGGCATTGATGTTTCGATCGTTCGATACTTCACCGTTTATGGGCCTGCAGGCAGACCTGATATGTCGCCGTTTATCTTTGCTGATAAGATTTTAAAAGGTGAAGAGCTTCCTGTGTTTGGTGATGGTACTCAATCAAGAGATTTCACTTTCGTGGATGATATTGCTGAGGGGACCATTCTTGCGGGCAAGAAACTTGGTTTTGAGATCATCAATCTAGGTGGCGGTAATAATCCTTATACGCTTCTTCAGATGATTGAACTTATGGAGAAGTTTTCAGGTAAGAAAGCAAAACTTAAATTGGGTGACCGAATTAAGGCCGATATGGATGTGACTTGGGCGGACATTTCGAAAGCAAAAAGGCTCCTCGGATGGGAGCCTAAGATTTCATTTGAAGAGGGGATCGCGAGACTAGTGAAGTGGCATCAAACCACTTCTCTTTAA
- a CDS encoding helix-turn-helix transcriptional regulator has product MTTKRKIKYGSKELEKDFGRLTFGKLLEAYRLADELSQKEFAKILGISQASLCDLEKGRRIPSPERAALIACKLKEPESYWVQLALQDQLNHVGLNLKVSVA; this is encoded by the coding sequence ATGACTACTAAACGAAAAATTAAATACGGGTCCAAAGAACTGGAAAAGGACTTTGGCCGGTTAACATTTGGTAAATTGCTTGAAGCCTACAGGCTCGCTGATGAACTTTCTCAAAAGGAATTTGCAAAAATCCTTGGAATTTCACAAGCTTCACTCTGCGACTTAGAAAAAGGTCGAAGGATACCTAGTCCGGAAAGGGCCGCCTTAATTGCTTGCAAACTTAAAGAGCCTGAATCATATTGGGTACAACTCGCACTCCAAGATCAACTTAACCATGTGGGACTTAATTTAAAAGTTTCAGTTGCCTAA
- a CDS encoding type II toxin-antitoxin system mRNA interferase toxin, RelE/StbE family has translation MIRVDLSLVQKDLRKLPPYIIVKLQRWVEGVESEGIEEMRKIPGYHDEPLKGSRAGTRSIRLNKAYRAIYSEAESGIMKIIKVEEVNKHDY, from the coding sequence GTGATTCGAGTTGATTTGAGCTTGGTCCAAAAGGACCTAAGAAAGCTCCCACCCTATATTATTGTAAAATTACAAAGATGGGTTGAAGGAGTAGAGAGCGAAGGAATCGAAGAAATGCGTAAAATTCCAGGCTATCACGATGAACCTCTCAAAGGCTCAAGAGCGGGAACACGATCCATTAGATTAAATAAGGCTTACCGTGCCATTTACTCCGAAGCCGAATCTGGAATCATGAAGATTATCAAAGTAGAAGAGGTCAATAAACATGACTACTAA
- a CDS encoding HNH endonuclease produces MSNLSKRLRIWTKDPTCFVCKNEIINFTDVTIEHIVPKSKGGTNAPSNIAISHRDCNHLKGSSVFPHEWEKRLNSGVFRNTPYEISELKTWHFGLGEDDLRKLLCIAFSEREFILKTLDFFPEQSSPKNNQNFEQIKDRLISLVRHLQSLELNELIKISLLAYQGETANYWKVIIGLIFFQHYLETRSELAFQHADELFNSFQDQIKHLKTYQYVNYLIKAFAYAKQ; encoded by the coding sequence ATGAGCAATTTAAGCAAACGGCTCCGAATCTGGACAAAAGACCCCACCTGCTTTGTTTGTAAAAACGAAATTATTAATTTTACCGATGTTACAATTGAGCACATCGTCCCGAAATCAAAGGGTGGAACTAACGCCCCATCAAATATCGCAATCTCTCATCGAGATTGTAATCATCTGAAAGGTTCCTCGGTTTTTCCACATGAATGGGAGAAGAGGCTAAACAGTGGGGTTTTCAGAAATACTCCGTACGAGATATCAGAATTGAAAACCTGGCATTTTGGGTTAGGAGAAGATGACCTCAGAAAGTTGTTATGCATTGCTTTTTCTGAGAGAGAATTTATTCTGAAAACGCTGGACTTTTTCCCAGAGCAATCATCGCCCAAAAACAACCAGAATTTCGAGCAGATTAAGGACAGGCTCATTTCCTTGGTTAGACATCTTCAATCCCTCGAGCTCAATGAACTTATAAAAATCTCTCTGCTTGCTTACCAAGGTGAAACTGCAAACTATTGGAAGGTCATTATTGGCTTAATCTTTTTCCAACATTACTTAGAGACCAGAAGCGAACTAGCGTTTCAACACGCTGATGAATTATTCAACTCTTTCCAAGATCAAATCAAGCACTTAAAAACCTATCAATACGTGAACTATCTAATCAAAGCATTTGCATACGCGAAACAATAG
- a CDS encoding DEAD/DEAH box helicase yields the protein MLKFKELALHEIILANLEVAGYETPTPIQAQSIPTLLEGHDLLGIAQTGTGKTAAFTLPMLQKLQGRNFSLTPCEPRSLILAPTRELASQIKEQLDKYGRNLKVKNAVIFGGVGQAAQVAALRNGLDVLIATPGRLLDLMNQGHCKLNKVEIFVLDEADRMLDMGFIHDIKKIIAKLPEQKQTMLFSATMPNEIVGIANRILKNPTKVEVTPPSTTVERINQKVIFTQKAYKYQLLRKVLVEEGVELTLVFTRTKHGANKIVDYLAHFNIQSAAIHGNKSQSARETALENFKTGKIKVLVATDIAARGIDVQGVSHVINYDLPVEAESYVHRIGRTARAGKDGDAISFCDETERDALARIQKTIGKKLPTETFVGVAEQSVKMTQTDRKPYRDPRAKPKAKEPQKPQGQGQQQRPKPEQKPRQEQRPRPEHRPASKGQGGPRREERKDNKEPAKVGFKFRKKR from the coding sequence ATGTTAAAATTCAAAGAACTCGCTCTTCACGAAATTATTCTCGCTAACTTAGAAGTTGCGGGCTACGAAACTCCAACCCCTATTCAGGCACAGTCAATTCCTACACTTTTAGAGGGCCATGACCTTCTAGGAATTGCTCAAACTGGTACGGGTAAAACTGCGGCCTTCACGCTTCCAATGCTTCAGAAGCTTCAAGGTCGTAATTTCAGCCTCACTCCTTGTGAGCCTCGTTCATTGATTCTGGCCCCTACTCGCGAGCTTGCTTCTCAAATCAAAGAGCAACTTGATAAGTACGGACGTAATCTTAAAGTAAAAAATGCAGTTATCTTCGGCGGCGTAGGACAAGCAGCTCAAGTAGCAGCTCTTCGTAACGGCCTAGATGTTCTGATTGCGACTCCAGGTCGTCTTCTAGATCTAATGAACCAAGGTCACTGTAAACTGAACAAAGTAGAAATCTTCGTTCTAGATGAAGCGGATCGCATGCTTGATATGGGTTTCATCCACGATATCAAAAAGATCATCGCAAAACTTCCTGAGCAAAAACAAACCATGCTTTTCTCGGCAACTATGCCGAATGAAATCGTTGGTATCGCTAATCGCATTCTTAAAAACCCAACGAAGGTGGAAGTAACTCCTCCATCAACCACGGTTGAAAGAATTAATCAAAAAGTGATCTTCACTCAGAAGGCCTATAAGTATCAACTTCTTCGCAAGGTTCTTGTTGAAGAAGGTGTTGAACTCACTCTTGTTTTCACTCGTACAAAACACGGTGCAAACAAGATCGTAGATTATCTTGCTCACTTCAATATTCAATCGGCCGCGATTCACGGAAATAAATCTCAATCTGCCCGTGAAACAGCTCTTGAAAATTTCAAGACAGGTAAGATTAAGGTACTAGTTGCGACTGATATTGCCGCTCGAGGAATTGACGTGCAAGGCGTTTCTCACGTGATTAACTACGACCTTCCAGTTGAAGCTGAAAGTTACGTTCACCGTATCGGCCGAACTGCCCGTGCAGGTAAAGATGGCGATGCCATTTCATTCTGTGATGAAACTGAAAGAGATGCTTTAGCGCGTATCCAAAAAACAATTGGCAAAAAACTTCCAACAGAAACGTTCGTTGGAGTAGCTGAACAATCGGTAAAGATGACTCAGACTGATCGCAAACCATACCGTGATCCAAGAGCTAAACCGAAGGCCAAAGAACCTCAGAAGCCTCAGGGACAAGGACAACAGCAAAGGCCGAAGCCAGAGCAAAAACCACGTCAGGAACAAAGACCGCGCCCAGAGCACAGACCTGCTTCTAAAGGCCAAGGTGGTCCTCGTCGTGAAGAAAGAAAAGATAATAAAGAACCAGCGAAAGTTGGATTTAAATTTCGCAAGAAAAGATAA
- a CDS encoding FkbM family methyltransferase: MNLLQYFGRLEFISPRQRKKLIWKWCSRSSFQDHGFCSDFYGFKYRGHTQNHIDRFVYFLGAYEKGMLKFIETSLKESQSKVFVDIGANVGHHTLFASKFASQVYSFEPYYKVRNELEKKIADNNLINVNLSQYAIGLKNEELTYFEPGDHNTGTGSFVDGFDANNTNKGLQLSVRNGSELFSEMGINDIAVMKVDVEGFEANVLESLLPVLKKTKPIIILEFIGDTKKAFSERPELVLFLKESYSAKMFNNSNKINYKFLPWDFDRFGDVVFFPK, from the coding sequence ATGAATTTATTACAGTATTTCGGCCGTCTAGAGTTTATCAGTCCCCGCCAACGTAAGAAATTAATCTGGAAATGGTGTTCTCGTTCGAGCTTTCAAGACCACGGTTTCTGCAGTGATTTCTATGGCTTCAAGTATCGTGGCCACACACAAAATCATATTGATCGGTTTGTATATTTCTTGGGTGCTTATGAAAAAGGCATGCTGAAATTCATCGAAACAAGCCTGAAAGAATCTCAGTCGAAGGTATTTGTCGATATTGGCGCCAATGTAGGTCACCACACATTGTTTGCTTCAAAATTTGCTTCTCAAGTCTATTCATTCGAGCCCTATTACAAGGTGAGGAATGAACTTGAAAAGAAGATTGCCGACAACAACTTGATAAACGTTAATCTCTCTCAGTATGCGATTGGCCTTAAGAATGAAGAACTAACATATTTTGAGCCTGGAGATCATAACACTGGTACAGGTTCATTTGTTGATGGGTTTGATGCTAACAACACCAATAAGGGTCTTCAGCTCTCAGTTCGTAATGGATCTGAGTTATTCAGCGAAATGGGAATTAACGACATCGCTGTGATGAAAGTTGATGTTGAAGGTTTCGAAGCAAATGTACTCGAAAGTCTTTTGCCAGTTCTAAAAAAGACAAAGCCTATCATCATTCTGGAGTTTATTGGTGATACTAAGAAAGCTTTTTCTGAGCGACCTGAGCTAGTTCTTTTCCTGAAAGAGAGCTACTCAGCGAAGATGTTTAATAACTCCAATAAGATCAATTATAAGTTCCTTCCTTGGGACTTTGATCGTTTTGGTGATGTTGTCTTCTTTCCAAAATAA
- a CDS encoding glycosyltransferase family 4 protein, which translates to MEKPLKNNVHLILRQTNALSGTPRILRRQALALAQRGQDVSVISESFHSELTSNPKIKCLKTWKWPKNTLFQRQWFDWQAKRLCSKSPGSLVVGHGDTLHQDILFLHTCVHLGADVYPGKHNDKNLSIPFHRMIFEKGSFKVLVCNSHMMKNDLQKRFSVNVPTHIFYPGHDQNLINTINPTAVSEIRQKIKAENKLVLGVITSGNLENRGAFALIKAVAQLPLPERQKVSVLIVGKEGKPEKVYSLASELGIGEQVFWMEPRLDVANLIAAVDIVVHAAKIEAFGMSVLESMALSRPIIATSTVGCAELFPDVQKDYIIERQEPAAIAEKLKVLINQDALRVEMGKANQEIARLHTWEKYDENFLNLIQNY; encoded by the coding sequence ATGGAAAAGCCCCTTAAAAACAATGTACATCTGATCCTTCGCCAGACGAATGCGTTATCTGGAACTCCTCGAATTTTAAGAAGACAGGCCCTAGCTCTGGCCCAACGCGGTCAAGACGTATCAGTCATTTCGGAATCTTTTCATTCTGAGCTAACTTCTAATCCGAAGATTAAATGTCTTAAAACCTGGAAGTGGCCGAAGAACACTCTCTTCCAAAGACAATGGTTTGATTGGCAGGCAAAGAGACTTTGTTCCAAATCACCAGGCTCACTTGTTGTTGGTCACGGTGATACTCTTCATCAAGACATTCTCTTCCTTCACACTTGTGTGCACCTAGGTGCGGATGTTTATCCTGGAAAGCATAACGATAAAAACCTTTCGATTCCTTTTCATCGCATGATTTTTGAAAAAGGAAGCTTCAAGGTTTTAGTTTGTAATTCGCACATGATGAAGAACGACCTTCAAAAACGTTTCAGTGTGAATGTACCCACACACATTTTCTATCCTGGTCATGATCAAAATCTCATCAACACAATCAATCCAACGGCTGTGAGTGAAATTCGTCAAAAGATCAAGGCCGAGAATAAGCTAGTTCTGGGAGTCATTACTTCAGGAAATTTAGAGAACAGAGGGGCCTTTGCCCTCATTAAAGCGGTAGCACAACTTCCCCTACCTGAGCGACAAAAGGTTTCAGTCCTAATTGTCGGCAAAGAAGGGAAACCAGAAAAAGTTTACAGCTTGGCTTCTGAACTAGGCATTGGTGAGCAAGTATTCTGGATGGAACCTCGTCTTGATGTGGCCAACTTGATCGCAGCTGTTGATATCGTTGTTCATGCTGCAAAGATTGAGGCCTTCGGTATGAGTGTCCTAGAATCTATGGCCCTTTCTCGACCAATCATTGCTACAAGTACGGTAGGATGTGCCGAGCTCTTTCCTGACGTCCAAAAAGACTACATCATTGAACGCCAAGAGCCGGCTGCAATTGCTGAGAAGTTGAAAGTCCTTATCAATCAAGACGCTTTAAGAGTCGAAATGGGTAAAGCAAATCAGGAAATTGCCCGCCTCCACACTTGGGAAAAGTATGACGAGAACTTCCTGAATCTTATTCAAAATTATTGA